TCGCCTGGCACTTCACCCAAACAGTGTGGGACAATTCCCGACTTTGACTGCCTGACCAAGGTGTCGACCTGGTCTGTGCAACCTGATTACAGGAATCAACCGCAGCTGTCCGTCGGGAAGAGCGATTAAGAGCAGCCGGTATCGCCGTATCCGTCAGTGTTTCAACCCTGTCCCAGCACACGCTGACCTCCTGTCGAACGCCAACCGATCTGGAAGAATACATGCTGCATTGGCCAAGTCCAAATCAAACGAAATAATTTGTACCATCGGATGGAGGATTCTAAGTTGTCTACCAGCTCGAAGAGAAAGGCCTCCTTTCCCTACGACTTCATACTCCTGCTTCCGAGGCCGACGTTGGGGTTCGCTATGTCGGCTTTACAATGCCCCAATCTCTAACTAGGAAGGCAATCCTCATCCACCATGTCGAAGCTTAATCACGCGGCTTCGGCCGACACCGTCTCTCCGGATGGAGAAGAGAGCGACGACAGCATCTCGTTGACGTCAACTGTATCGGGTCATGACCCCGAACAGGAGTTCGAGGTTGAAAATATCTTGGCCGAGCGGCGGTTCGAAGATGGCAACATGTACTATCTCGTAGAGTGGACCGGTTTCGCGCTCCATGAGAGCACCTGGGAGCCCGAATCAAATCTCGGCAGCGAGCTCAAAGCAATGTGGGAAGAGGACAAAGCTAAACATGCCACGGGCGAGCTCGAGCCATTTGATATTCAAAAGTTCACCGACGCCCTGAATAAGGCAATGGAGGAAAAAGCAgaccgccatcgccgccgaaACGCAAAACGGGAAAAGTTGGGTCTTCCATTGACCGCCCCTTTTCCAGACCAGACTTCGGATTCAAGCAACGTTAAAGCCGTCGAGCAACCCACCGTTAGCGAATCCGCCCCCGAACCTGCATCAAGGTTGGGCCAAAATCAGCCCAATATCTCCGAGGACGTCCCGAGTCCGGGTCCTCAGCGTCCATCGAGCTCGTCACCAACAGCGGCTGCGGACGGCTCGGGACCGCGAGATGGGACCAGCAAACGGCCAGCCGCCGAAAACCATGGCTCGGGAACAGGCGCGTCCTCCTCAGCCAACAGGCGGAAGCCGATAGTCGCCCCGCCAATCACTGGCTACCAAGGGACGGCCAAAAGAGCGAGTAAAACATCGACGGATGCGCTGCCCATGCTCAAGACAAGGCTTGCAGGTTCCCTGCCAAAGCCAAGCCCGACTTCAGTGCGACCGACGCCAGCGGCCCGAAAGCCGCTCATGGCGAAGAAGAGCACGTCACAGCCAGCCGGGAATATCTTCACCAGCGGTAAAACACGGAAAGCACGGCCCGGGCTGAAGGACGTGATGTCTGATCCAACAAAGGCGGCAAAGCTTTTCGACAAGCATCGCCACCGCAGGCTGGCCGAGAAACTCAGCCGAGACAAAGAAGACATTGCTCCTGACATCTCAAAGGTGCAGCTCTTCGACTTCAGGAAGGGACCGACGGCTGGCCGACGAAGCTCCGGGGCTTTGTCTACGAGTCCCTCTACACCAGTAACTCCGCAGCAGGAAACACCCGTCCTAGTCGAGTCTGAGCAGCCACCGGCTCTCAATAatggcccggcgccggccgccacaAACTCGGATGCAGCAACTACAAAGAAGAAGCGCAAAGCTGTCCGGTTCAATGTCGAAGACCAGTCCGTCCTTGTCCAAGAGCCCGAGCAAATGGATCTTGATGATACCGCCGTCCAAGAACCGCCGCCGATCCTCCATCCTCTGCCTGCTCGAAAGCGACCCAGCTTGGACCGGGATTGCGGGGAGCCGCCTGTCCAGGCTACACAGAGCTCGGCCAAGAAGCTGATACTCGGCCAATCCGTTGTCGAAGTTACTTTCAATGGCATTCCCCAAGAGTCGTCATCGAGCCCGCCCGCGTGGCTTGCTGACTTCCTGGCCAAGGAGGCGTTGGAATTCCGCCATACCTGCTTCGCAAAGACCGTGGCTGCCAAGCGCGACGCGCTCATTCCAGCGCCCCTCCTGGCTAGTGGGACTATCGTCGCCCGGGGAGACGAAGCAGCTCTGGCCCGGGTTGGAGAGTACTTGACGGCTGGCTTGCTGGGCCTCTACAGCGGTCAGACACAGTACAATGTCCTGGCGTACCCGACGAAGTGCGATGAATGGAAGTCAATCCCGCTGGGCCAGGAGCCCACAAGTCCGACAGAGGCGCCACTTGGATACCTCATCTTCACCTCACCTCAGGATTTTGGactcctgctgccgccgttggctCTTCCATCCGTCGATCCTCAGTTAGGAGCTGAAGTTACAGAGTCCAATACCAGCAGCGGAGTCGTCTCCAACGCGAGAGAGCTGGTGGTGCAGCGGCTCTTTGGGTTTGAATACAACAAACTGCTTCCAGCAATACCAAGGCAGCTGCCGGTGCACAACTTTTTCCTCGCGATTCCCGACTCGAAGAGGGCAACAGCACAGGCGCTGTACCACTGGCTACGCGCAAGTAATCCTTCATGCCAGATATTCACAAGCCACCACGCCGGTGGCTGGGAGGCCTTTCGAGCCCGTGTCGAATCCATACCCGGGGTGGTCATCATCCACGAGCTGCTGGCATGGAGCCTGCGCCGGATTCCACGACTCGCCCGCTACCTCATCACCCGGAACGACGAATATTGGTGTCTCTCGGAGCCTGCCCATGCTTTGCCCCTGTACCCCTCGCTCTCGGTTCCCGAACGCCCGGTCTCACCCGGAGATATGCGCCTTACGCGGCTGTTTCCATACCGCACGGCCATCCTACTTACGCCTAGCTTCCTAGTGTCCGAGCCCCGGCGCACGCTCGAGTTCTTCGAGTGGTTCATGAAGAGGTGGCTCGGGAAGTTTCACTGTCGCCTCGTCACTGCCCACAACATACACGAGTATCTGTCGGAGTTGGCGGATGAGAAATACCAGGCCCGCAAGGAGCTGTGGAGCCAAATAGGCGACGTTCAGCCAGTGATCGAGGAGAACCTCAGCGGGCTGAGCCGGGAGGATTGTAGGTGCCGGTATGCAGCCGCGGAGATGGCTGCCGATCTGCACATGATCCGGACTGCAAAGGCTGG
The nucleotide sequence above comes from Thermothielavioides terrestris NRRL 8126 chromosome 6, complete sequence. Encoded proteins:
- a CDS encoding uncharacterized protein (Contains conserved domain: pfam00385, Chromo, 'chromo' (CHRromatin Organisation MOdifier) domain) → MSKLNHAASADTVSPDGEESDDSISLTSTVSGHDPEQEFEVENILAERRFEDGNMYYLVEWTGFALHESTWEPESNLGSELKAMWEEDKAKHATGELEPFDIQKFTDALNKAMEEKADRHRRRNAKREKLGLPLTAPFPDQTSDSSNVKAVEQPTVSESAPEPASRLGQNQPNISEDVPSPGPQRPSSSSPTAAADGSGPRDGTSKRPAAENHGSGTGASSSANRRKPIVAPPITGYQGTAKRASKTSTDALPMLKTRLAGSLPKPSPTSVRPTPAARKPLMAKKSTSQPAGNIFTSGKTRKARPGLKDVMSDPTKAAKLFDKHRHRRLAEKLSRDKEDIAPDISKVQLFDFRKGPTAGRRSSGALSTSPSTPVTPQQETPVLVESEQPPALNNGPAPAATNSDAATTKKKRKAVRFNVEDQSVLVQEPEQMDLDDTAVQEPPPILHPLPARKRPSLDRDCGEPPVQATQSSAKKLILGQSVVEVTFNGIPQESSSSPPAWLADFLAKEALEFRHTCFAKTVAAKRDALIPAPLLASGTIVARGDEAALARVGEYLTAGLLGLYSGQTQYNVLAYPTKCDEWKSIPLGQEPTSPTEAPLGYLIFTSPQDFGLLLPPLALPSVDPQLGAEVTESNTSSGVVSNARELVVQRLFGFEYNKLLPAIPRQLPVHNFFLAIPDSKRATAQALYHWLRASNPSCQIFTSHHAGGWEAFRARVESIPGVVIIHELLAWSLRRIPRLARYLITRNDEYWCLSEPAHALPLYPSLSVPERPVSPGDMRLTRLFPYRTAILLTPSFLVSEPRRTLEFFEWFMKRWLGKFHCRLVTAHNIHEYLSELADEKYQARKELWSQIGDVQPVIEENLSGLSREDCRCRYAAAEMAADLHMIRTAKAGPYGHDEDSSSLVYADPSIDQNDEQSLVNWFGWWATLRADQFRKFHVVGSSKETKLPGSRRSERIVRIPKYSSVTLNDPDGVLEVVQERNDQVEAAEGKASGDAMSLQSPDREDTEIDFTEFIQGTWSFRSHLIQREDSSYFSWYLDDLCHLEGFRFQWMLYKFPVSWLDLQMADHFGDVHSKAWNRIQDWFQFTFPFGAGGRNKSSSGSRQGSKTSSGPAPGYNTYIGFFYTIADDWDPDNLPEKSSPQRYPWIAIYRPVNLHRRPFERCEVIIWDPLVRVRYPGKQDLAEKDLIFMQRQLIQYVREHGPEKNSGTWLDQVWLGGWDWPAECNSPYPIDVTLKVLRAMLQDIRHFLPAPEHIMESRGYKKLSLRPSPSSSHSPAAHTPGAASNTDSSLFVDQTVTTTNDMDYTPMDIDPPSPTQRRPSTASSTSSAFHEDLENTRIIFHPPRAPTTTTTTTDSKHPAGVVAAATAPPRTKSKCVNRLYEEARLARARADPALPPPTHMLYRFPPTLEWYAEQRAEGRGYAHINVDSWEGVFKLLKIGEGAAAGAAAAAAAGGGSGGERERGKGKEGKEGKEREREKEKGREK